CTTGGGGGCGGGGCGCTAAACTTTTCCTTTTTGTCGGAGTGACCGCCGCTTATTTGGTCGTCCGGTCCTTCTGGCCCGATGCGCCGGCCATGATCGAGAGCGGCCTGCGTCTGGCGTCGGCGTTCACTCTGGGCATGCTGGTTCATGTTTGGCGTGAAAAGATTCCGGTTCTTCCTTGGCCGACCCTAATTGTATTGCCGGTCTGGATTGCGTTGGGCAGTCATCCCTTGGCAGAGGTATTTCTCAACCTCACACTGGCGTCCATATTGTTTGCGGTCGCCTTTGCAGGGCTGGGGCGCTGGCCGACCGGCGCCCGCCTGCCCGACTGGTCCTATGGTATTTATATCTGGCATTATCCGGTCATGCAGGTGGTGCTGTACTGGTA
The window above is part of the Maricaulis maris MCS10 genome. Proteins encoded here:
- a CDS encoding acyltransferase family protein, with the protein product MFSENPWAGEFSATLWTLRYEVLAYAGAALIFFSPLPWGRGAKLFLFVGVTAAYLVVRSFWPDAPAMIESGLRLASAFTLGMLVHVWREKIPVLPWPTLIVLPVWIALGSHPLAEVFLNLTLASILFAVAFAGLGRWPTGARLPDWSYGIYIWHYPVMQVVLYWYPAADPLEVAIYSIPVTLLISAASWSWIEKPSLAGKAGLGRWLELAFKGMRPSP